In a single window of the Delftia tsuruhatensis genome:
- the gltS gene encoding sodium/glutamate symporter: MNLTFSAYYTLIFAALVLLLGKWLVQRLRVLREFNIPEPVAGGLVVAAALFALNQALGYTFSFSTELQTAFMLVFFASIGLSANFAKLREGGRALLLFLAVVAAFICVQDLVGVSLASLLGLDPRFGLIAGSITLTGGHGTAGAWGQVFEREYGIQGAVTLGIACATFGLVIGGLIGGPLAKALVTRRKLAPADPAVAPERQPPLGENAAHGGFENPEQTRLITTSAAIETLALFAGCLGFAEFMTQFTAGTLFSLPTFVWALAGGVVIRNALDYVFHFQVFDRAIDVFGNASLSIYLAMALLSLKLWELAGLAAPLMVILAAQTLVMGLYAALVTFRVMGGNYDAAVLAAGHCGFGMGATPTAVANMQAITNRYGPSHKAFLIVPMVGAFFVDIVNATVIQLFIRWLH; this comes from the coding sequence ATGAACCTGACCTTCAGTGCCTACTACACCCTGATCTTCGCCGCCCTCGTCCTGCTGCTGGGCAAATGGCTGGTCCAGCGCCTGCGCGTGCTGCGCGAGTTCAACATTCCGGAGCCCGTGGCGGGCGGACTGGTCGTCGCCGCGGCCCTGTTCGCGCTCAACCAGGCCCTGGGCTACACCTTCAGCTTCAGCACCGAGTTGCAGACCGCGTTCATGCTGGTGTTCTTTGCCTCCATCGGCCTGAGCGCCAATTTCGCCAAGCTGCGCGAAGGCGGGCGCGCCCTGCTGCTTTTCCTCGCCGTGGTGGCCGCCTTCATCTGTGTGCAGGATCTGGTGGGCGTGAGCCTGGCCTCGCTGCTGGGCCTGGATCCCCGCTTCGGCCTGATCGCGGGCTCCATCACCCTGACGGGCGGGCATGGCACGGCCGGCGCCTGGGGCCAGGTCTTCGAGCGCGAATACGGCATCCAGGGCGCGGTCACGCTGGGCATCGCCTGCGCCACCTTCGGGCTGGTCATCGGAGGCCTGATCGGCGGGCCGCTGGCCAAGGCCCTGGTCACTCGCCGCAAGCTGGCGCCGGCGGACCCGGCCGTGGCGCCCGAGCGTCAGCCGCCGCTGGGCGAGAACGCCGCGCATGGCGGCTTCGAGAACCCCGAGCAGACCCGGCTGATCACCACCAGCGCCGCCATAGAGACACTGGCCTTGTTCGCCGGCTGCCTGGGCTTCGCCGAATTCATGACGCAGTTCACGGCGGGCACCCTGTTCTCCCTGCCCACCTTCGTCTGGGCACTGGCCGGCGGGGTCGTGATCCGCAATGCCCTGGACTATGTCTTTCACTTCCAGGTGTTCGACCGGGCCATCGATGTCTTCGGCAATGCCTCTCTGTCGATCTACCTGGCCATGGCCCTGCTGTCGCTCAAGCTCTGGGAGCTGGCGGGACTGGCGGCGCCACTGATGGTGATCCTGGCCGCGCAGACCTTGGTCATGGGCCTGTATGCCGCGCTGGTGACCTTCCGCGTCATGGGGGGCAACTATGATGCGGCCGTGCTGGCCGCCGGCCATTGCGGTTTCGGCATGGGTGCCACGCCCACGGCCGTGGCCAACATGCAGGCCATCACCAACCGGTACGGCCCCTCGCACAAGGCTTTTCTGATCGTGCCCATGGTGGGCGCGTTTTTCGTCGATATCGTCAACGCGACGGTGATCCAGCTGTTCATCCGCTGGCTGCACTGA
- a CDS encoding alkaline phosphatase D family protein, with product MPLPFSAPVPAPRRQFLVGAGLATALGQLPAWARLGERPAHNPFTLGVASGDPEPDNVLLWTRVTPPLSQLGEADTAAMPALRIRWELAHDPLFRQIVRSGEAMAQPEWGHGVHVQVNGLAPDRWYHYRFMLGQATSTTGRCRTAPAPGSMPQRLRVAYASCQRWEHGYYAAWRQVVQDAPDLVLFLGDYIYEYATPAMTLGLARTHSLRAAQTLQDYRDRYALHKSDPLLQAAHALCNWCVGWDDHEVENNYAGDQGRGDMARFLARRMAAWQAFYENMPLRANALTAAGASHAGAGLQLYRSLQWGRLARLHLLDGRQYRSAQACRTEGEADKGSVRPAECAALSDTARSFLGWTQEQWLYRQLAEDARQQAHDGPRWSILAQPTLLSAHRPPSGTQATDSWDGYPAARQRLVRHLTPGAQPVPRNSVLLGGDLHQNYVCNVHADPEAAPERGNPIVASEFCSTSITSRSGTTQAKVDAIAAHNPQVLYARCEERGYGLADITPERWTSELRAVANPLRADSRVYTLARFTVEDRRPGPVAA from the coding sequence ATGCCCCTGCCCTTCAGCGCCCCCGTCCCTGCACCGCGGCGCCAATTCCTGGTGGGAGCGGGCCTGGCCACGGCGCTGGGCCAGTTGCCCGCCTGGGCCCGGCTGGGCGAGCGGCCGGCGCACAATCCCTTCACGCTGGGCGTGGCCAGCGGCGATCCCGAACCCGACAACGTGCTGCTGTGGACACGCGTGACGCCGCCGCTGTCCCAGCTGGGCGAGGCCGACACGGCAGCCATGCCCGCCCTGCGGATCCGCTGGGAACTGGCCCATGACCCGCTGTTCCGTCAGATCGTGCGCAGCGGCGAGGCCATGGCCCAGCCCGAATGGGGCCACGGCGTGCACGTGCAGGTCAATGGCCTGGCGCCCGACCGCTGGTACCACTACCGCTTCATGCTGGGTCAGGCCACCAGCACCACGGGCCGCTGCCGCACGGCGCCTGCTCCCGGCAGCATGCCCCAGCGGCTGCGCGTGGCCTACGCATCCTGCCAACGCTGGGAGCACGGCTACTACGCCGCCTGGCGCCAGGTGGTGCAGGACGCGCCGGACCTGGTGCTGTTCCTGGGCGACTACATCTACGAGTACGCCACGCCCGCCATGACGCTGGGCCTGGCGCGCACCCACAGCCTGCGCGCCGCCCAGACCCTGCAGGACTACCGCGACCGATATGCGCTGCACAAGAGCGATCCGCTGCTGCAGGCCGCCCATGCGTTGTGCAACTGGTGCGTGGGCTGGGACGACCATGAGGTCGAGAACAACTACGCCGGCGACCAGGGCCGCGGCGACATGGCTCGTTTCCTGGCCCGGCGCATGGCGGCCTGGCAGGCCTTCTACGAAAACATGCCGCTGCGCGCCAACGCGTTGACGGCTGCGGGCGCCAGCCATGCAGGCGCAGGCCTTCAGCTCTACCGCAGCCTGCAATGGGGCCGGCTGGCCAGGCTGCACCTGCTCGATGGCCGCCAGTACCGCAGCGCACAGGCCTGCCGCACCGAGGGCGAAGCCGACAAAGGCAGTGTGCGACCGGCAGAATGCGCGGCCCTGTCGGACACGGCACGCAGCTTCCTGGGCTGGACGCAGGAGCAATGGCTGTACAGGCAACTGGCCGAAGATGCGCGCCAGCAGGCACATGACGGCCCGCGCTGGAGCATCCTGGCCCAGCCGACCCTGCTGTCCGCGCACCGCCCCCCTTCGGGCACCCAGGCCACGGACAGCTGGGACGGCTACCCGGCCGCGCGCCAGCGCCTGGTGCGCCATCTCACGCCCGGCGCCCAGCCCGTGCCGCGCAACAGCGTGCTGCTGGGCGGCGACCTGCACCAGAATTACGTCTGCAACGTGCATGCGGACCCCGAAGCCGCGCCCGAACGGGGCAATCCCATCGTCGCCAGCGAGTTCTGCAGCACCTCGATCACCTCACGCAGCGGAACCACGCAGGCCAAGGTCGATGCCATCGCCGCCCACAACCCGCAGGTGCTCTACGCACGCTGCGAGGAGCGCGGGTACGGTCTGGCCGACATCACGCCCGAGCGCTGGACCAGCGAACTGCGCGCCGTGGCCAACCCCCTGCGTGCCGACAGCCGCGTCTACACGCTGGCCCGATTCACCGTGGAAGACCGACGACCCGGCCCGGTGGCCGCCTGA
- a CDS encoding GGDEF domain-containing protein, translating to MAERSASELARETLRQLALNRLPPTPENYTRLYEQAAGEPGPASFPQGPLRHVHALLPAQTPAQRRLRDQLGTAIERSDWLGLQQVITAYANAALLPPSPDTRPVELPAPPPVQALPDDLAQQLARRFEALSTLLDPQDAKARQLHQQLMEQLRSAPVDAVQLARRLHDQHYPLSFSIADQMQVLQLMQELLQTLVQHLAQDPAHGSWLAPQLTAIEQAITPPLSAAPLAEARRELQTLILRRMQLQDGMAAAQQALKDMLGGFVQHLAQITRSNETLGARMEEAARQLDGIQRLEDAAPLLQQVLEATRTMAAGSRVAQEELQALRSHVDACEARIEALQQELDEAARRARHDVLTGQLNRMGVSEALDREVARAQRHGQPLSVALLDMDGMQALNAQLGHALGDAALAHVAQLTRQGLRPEDVLGRYEGQAFVLLLPQTPEAAAVQALLRLLQMLEQAPLSAPGQSAPHALSFSAGVAQLQSHENGMDVLRRADTAMLQAKARGKRSIATASGAQWQAGEGAGTGH from the coding sequence ATGGCCGAGCGCTCCGCTTCCGAACTGGCACGCGAAACCCTGCGGCAACTGGCGCTGAACCGCCTGCCGCCAACCCCGGAAAACTACACCCGGCTCTATGAGCAGGCGGCAGGAGAGCCGGGCCCGGCCAGCTTTCCCCAGGGGCCGCTGCGCCATGTCCATGCGTTGCTGCCGGCGCAGACGCCCGCGCAAAGGCGCCTGCGCGATCAGTTGGGCACCGCCATAGAGCGCAGTGACTGGCTGGGTCTCCAGCAGGTGATCACGGCCTATGCCAATGCGGCCCTGCTGCCCCCATCGCCCGACACCAGGCCGGTGGAGCTGCCGGCGCCACCGCCCGTGCAGGCCCTGCCCGACGACCTGGCCCAGCAGCTGGCGCGGCGCTTCGAGGCCCTGTCCACCCTGCTGGACCCGCAGGATGCCAAGGCACGGCAGCTGCACCAGCAACTCATGGAGCAGCTGCGATCGGCGCCCGTGGATGCAGTCCAGCTGGCGCGGCGACTGCATGACCAGCACTACCCGCTGTCGTTCTCCATCGCCGACCAGATGCAGGTCCTGCAATTGATGCAGGAACTGCTGCAGACCCTGGTCCAGCATCTGGCCCAGGACCCCGCGCACGGCAGTTGGCTTGCACCGCAGCTGACCGCCATCGAGCAGGCCATCACCCCGCCGCTGTCGGCCGCCCCCCTGGCCGAGGCCCGGCGCGAGCTGCAGACCCTGATCCTGCGGCGCATGCAGCTGCAGGACGGCATGGCCGCCGCGCAGCAGGCCCTCAAGGACATGCTCGGAGGCTTCGTCCAGCACCTGGCGCAGATCACACGCAGCAACGAGACCCTGGGGGCGCGCATGGAGGAAGCGGCCCGGCAGCTGGATGGCATCCAGCGTCTGGAAGACGCCGCCCCGCTGCTGCAGCAGGTGCTGGAGGCCACGCGGACCATGGCCGCCGGCAGCCGCGTGGCGCAGGAGGAGTTGCAGGCGCTGCGCAGCCACGTGGATGCCTGCGAGGCCCGCATCGAAGCCCTGCAGCAGGAACTGGACGAAGCCGCGCGACGGGCGCGCCATGACGTGCTCACGGGCCAGCTCAACCGCATGGGCGTGAGCGAGGCGCTGGATCGCGAGGTCGCACGCGCACAGCGCCATGGCCAGCCACTGAGTGTCGCCCTGCTGGACATGGACGGCATGCAGGCCCTCAATGCGCAACTGGGCCATGCCCTGGGCGACGCCGCGCTGGCCCATGTGGCCCAGCTGACGCGCCAGGGCCTGCGCCCGGAAGATGTGCTCGGCCGCTATGAGGGCCAGGCCTTCGTGCTGCTGCTTCCGCAGACCCCGGAGGCAGCCGCCGTGCAGGCGCTGCTGCGTCTGCTGCAAATGCTGGAGCAGGCTCCACTGTCTGCTCCCGGCCAGTCCGCGCCACACGCCCTGAGCTTCAGCGCAGGCGTGGCCCAGTTGCAAAGCCACGAAAACGGCATGGACGTGCTGCGCCGCGCCGATACCGCCATGCTCCAGGCCAAGGCGCGCGGCAAGCGCAGCATTGCCACCGCATCGGGAGCACAATGGCAGGCAGGCGAAGGCGCGGGCACCGGCCACTGA
- a CDS encoding NADPH:quinone oxidoreductase family protein, whose amino-acid sequence MHAWLCTTPTGVDQLQWTQLPTPTPGPGQVLLEVKAASLNFPDLLIVQNKYQMKPELPFVPGSEYAGVVQAVGEGVTHLAVGQRVACLSGTGGFGTHTLAPAALCMPLPDGFSFVDAAAFIMTYATSHHALIDRGQLRAGETVLVLGAAGGVGTAAIQIAKAAGARVIAAASTDEKCALCKAQGADATINYSQGDLRAAIKEATGGKGPDVVYDPVGGDFAEPVFRSIAWRGRYLIVGFAAGPIPALPLNLPLLKGASLVGVFWGDFSRREPKANAAMMQELAQWYGQGKIKPVIDRTMPMAELHAAYARMGSRQVQGKLVMVNEV is encoded by the coding sequence ATGCACGCTTGGCTTTGCACCACGCCCACGGGCGTCGACCAATTGCAGTGGACACAGCTGCCCACGCCCACGCCGGGCCCCGGGCAGGTGCTGCTCGAAGTCAAGGCGGCCAGCCTGAACTTCCCCGATCTGCTGATCGTGCAGAACAAGTACCAGATGAAGCCGGAGCTGCCTTTCGTGCCGGGCTCCGAATACGCGGGCGTGGTGCAGGCCGTGGGCGAGGGAGTCACCCACCTGGCCGTGGGCCAGCGCGTGGCCTGCCTGTCGGGCACGGGCGGCTTCGGCACGCACACGCTGGCGCCGGCAGCGCTGTGCATGCCGCTGCCCGACGGTTTCAGCTTCGTGGACGCGGCCGCCTTCATCATGACCTATGCCACCTCCCACCACGCGCTGATCGACCGGGGCCAGTTGCGCGCGGGCGAGACCGTGCTGGTGCTGGGCGCGGCCGGCGGCGTGGGCACGGCCGCCATACAGATCGCCAAGGCGGCCGGCGCGCGCGTGATCGCGGCCGCATCCACCGATGAAAAGTGCGCACTGTGCAAGGCCCAGGGCGCCGACGCCACCATCAACTACAGCCAGGGCGACCTGCGCGCGGCCATCAAGGAGGCCACGGGCGGCAAGGGCCCTGACGTGGTCTACGACCCCGTGGGCGGCGACTTCGCCGAACCGGTGTTTCGCTCCATCGCCTGGCGCGGCCGCTACCTGATCGTCGGCTTCGCGGCGGGCCCCATCCCTGCCCTGCCGCTGAACCTGCCGCTGCTCAAGGGGGCCTCGCTGGTCGGCGTCTTCTGGGGCGATTTCTCGCGGCGCGAGCCCAAGGCCAATGCCGCCATGATGCAGGAGCTGGCCCAGTGGTACGGCCAGGGGAAGATCAAGCCCGTCATCGACCGCACCATGCCCATGGCCGAACTGCATGCCGCCTATGCGCGCATGGGCTCGCGGCAGGTCCAGGGCAAGCTGGTGATGGTCAACGAAGTCTGA
- the surE gene encoding 5'/3'-nucleotidase SurE produces the protein MKILICNDDGYQAPGIQALHEALRTVAEVEVVAPEHNNSAKSNALTLNAPLYVHRAHNGFRYVNGTPADCVHIALTGLLGYRPDLVVSGINNGANMGDDTIYSGTVGAAMEGFLFGIPAIAFSQVDKGWAEIEAAAAAARQLVMDMQSQQLIGLSPWLLNVNIPNMPLSALKPLKLCRLGRRHAAERVITQESPRGETMYWIGSAGAAKDDSEGTDFHATAHGHMSVTPLKVDLTDHDNLGYWAQTAARLASAGLAAQDGVVQP, from the coding sequence ATGAAGATTCTCATTTGTAACGACGACGGCTATCAGGCGCCCGGCATCCAGGCCTTGCACGAGGCGCTGCGCACGGTGGCCGAGGTCGAGGTGGTGGCGCCGGAGCACAACAACAGCGCCAAATCCAATGCCCTGACGCTCAACGCACCGCTGTACGTGCACCGGGCCCACAACGGTTTCCGCTACGTCAACGGCACGCCGGCCGACTGCGTGCACATCGCGCTGACGGGCCTGCTGGGCTACCGGCCGGACCTGGTGGTCTCGGGCATCAACAACGGCGCCAACATGGGCGACGACACCATCTACTCGGGCACCGTGGGTGCCGCCATGGAGGGATTTCTGTTCGGCATTCCCGCGATCGCCTTCTCCCAGGTCGACAAGGGCTGGGCCGAGATCGAGGCGGCGGCCGCGGCCGCGCGCCAGCTGGTCATGGACATGCAATCGCAGCAGCTGATCGGACTGTCGCCCTGGCTGCTGAACGTGAACATCCCCAACATGCCGCTGTCCGCCCTCAAGCCGCTGAAGCTGTGCCGCCTGGGGCGGCGCCACGCGGCCGAGCGCGTGATCACGCAGGAAAGCCCGCGCGGCGAAACCATGTACTGGATCGGCAGCGCGGGCGCGGCCAAGGACGACTCCGAGGGCACGGATTTCCATGCCACGGCCCATGGCCATATGTCGGTGACGCCGCTCAAGGTGGATCTGACCGACCATGACAACCTGGGCTACTGGGCACAGACCGCAGCCAGGCTGGCGTCGGCCGGCCTGGCTGCGCAGGATGGGGTGGTGCAGCCGTGA
- a CDS encoding protein-L-isoaspartate(D-aspartate) O-methyltransferase, producing MSERRPGVPSWVARSAQTPPPASRAAPARSALAPAGARPPVQPSGIGLDSAAVRARMVQRLAASGIQSPAVLAAMGAVERHRFVDSALVNQAYEDTSLPIGLGQTISKPSVVARMTELLLGAEAAKSSLGRVLEIGTGCGYQAAVLARVAREVYSIERLRGLHEKARSNLRPWRLTNVHLIFGDGMEGYGSGAPYAGIISAAGGESMPSAWCDQLAVGGRLVAPMVVTGGKQALLVIDKSSHGFTQSILEAVNFVPLKSGIA from the coding sequence GTGAGCGAGCGTCGTCCGGGAGTTCCCTCGTGGGTGGCGCGCTCGGCCCAGACCCCGCCGCCCGCATCGCGCGCGGCCCCGGCACGCTCCGCGCTGGCGCCGGCCGGCGCGCGGCCCCCGGTCCAGCCCTCTGGCATAGGGCTGGATTCCGCCGCCGTGCGCGCGCGCATGGTGCAGCGGCTGGCCGCCAGTGGCATACAGTCGCCGGCCGTGCTGGCCGCCATGGGGGCGGTGGAGCGCCACCGTTTCGTGGACAGCGCCCTGGTCAACCAGGCCTACGAGGACACCAGCCTGCCCATAGGCCTGGGCCAGACGATTTCCAAGCCCAGCGTGGTGGCGCGCATGACCGAGCTGCTGCTGGGGGCGGAAGCTGCGAAGTCGAGCCTGGGCCGCGTGCTGGAGATCGGCACGGGCTGCGGCTACCAGGCGGCCGTGCTGGCGCGCGTGGCGCGCGAGGTCTATTCGATAGAGCGTCTGCGCGGCCTGCACGAGAAGGCGCGCAGCAACCTGCGCCCCTGGCGCCTGACCAATGTCCACCTGATCTTCGGCGACGGCATGGAAGGCTATGGCAGCGGTGCGCCCTATGCCGGCATCATCTCGGCCGCCGGCGGCGAGAGCATGCCCTCGGCCTGGTGCGACCAATTGGCGGTGGGCGGACGGCTCGTCGCGCCCATGGTGGTTACGGGCGGTAAGCAGGCACTGCTGGTGATTGACAAGAGTTCACACGGGTTTACGCAGTCGATTTTGGAGGCCGTGAACTTTGTCCCCCTAAAATCGGGCATCGCCTAG
- a CDS encoding peptidoglycan DD-metalloendopeptidase family protein, translating to MLVSRSLGAWGTVVLAGMVLAGCTSQVNRAPVEDRGTSTSGSASTSAPSAAVKPLPGVENAGKPGYYTIKPGDTLIRIGLETGQSWKDIARWNNLENPNLIEVGQVVRVVPPTATSVASSDSGSTRSSSSSSSTPSGSPVVATPLPPASSTATPAPAPAPAPAPAPAPAAKGADDVDFIWPASGSLIAGFDEARNKGYDIAGKAGDAVVAAADGRVVYAGAGLRGYGNLIILKHNNTYLTAYAHNQTLLVKEDQTVRKGQKIAEMGSTDADRVKLHFEVRRQGKPVDPSRYLPSR from the coding sequence ATGTTGGTATCGCGAAGTCTTGGGGCTTGGGGAACGGTGGTGCTTGCCGGCATGGTTCTGGCCGGCTGCACGTCCCAAGTGAACAGGGCTCCCGTGGAGGACCGTGGAACGTCGACCTCCGGCTCCGCTTCCACTTCCGCTCCGTCCGCAGCCGTCAAGCCGCTGCCCGGCGTCGAGAACGCCGGCAAGCCCGGCTACTACACGATCAAGCCCGGTGACACGCTGATCCGGATCGGCCTGGAAACCGGCCAGAGCTGGAAGGACATCGCGCGCTGGAACAACCTGGAGAACCCCAACCTGATCGAAGTCGGCCAGGTGGTGCGCGTCGTGCCGCCGACCGCCACCTCGGTGGCCAGCTCGGACAGCGGCAGCACGCGGTCCTCGTCCTCCTCTTCGTCCACGCCCAGCGGCTCGCCCGTGGTGGCCACGCCGCTGCCTCCGGCATCCTCGACGGCCACGCCGGCCCCTGCGCCGGCTCCGGCCCCCGCCCCCGCTCCCGCGCCGGCCGCCAAGGGCGCCGACGACGTGGACTTCATCTGGCCTGCCTCGGGCAGCCTGATCGCCGGCTTCGACGAGGCGCGCAACAAGGGCTATGACATTGCAGGCAAGGCCGGGGATGCCGTGGTCGCCGCGGCCGACGGCCGCGTGGTCTATGCGGGCGCCGGCCTGCGGGGCTACGGCAACCTGATCATCCTCAAGCACAACAACACCTACCTGACGGCCTACGCGCACAACCAGACGCTGCTGGTCAAGGAAGACCAGACCGTGCGCAAGGGCCAGAAGATCGCCGAGATGGGCAGCACCGACGCCGACCGCGTCAAGCTGCATTTCGAGGTGCGTCGCCAGGGCAAGCCTGTCGATCCCTCTCGCTACCTGCCTTCGCGCTGA
- a CDS encoding RluA family pseudouridine synthase, producing MARVTRPTGQAPAPQGLVSSAPGEQPWVSGEDEADGGEVEASASELREIAVPAAQHGLRVDKVLAECVPEFSRSYLQQLLAQGAVALNGRELGKPSTKVAAGDRLVLEMRPTQQSMAFQPEDMALDVVYEDEHLLVVNKPAGLVVHPAPGNWTGTLLNGLLGRDPRAREVPRAGIVHRLDKDTSGLMVVARSRATMDALVAMIAARDVSRQYLAMGHKAWGPHRHRKVDAPIGRDPRNRLRMAVVDLAQHAGKTARTDFDWLDGNDEICLVRCTLHTGRTHQIRVHMASLGHPLVADAVYGGREAGGLRRQALHAFRLAFRHPATGQELVLHAPLPADMAQALKNWGLSYNPAQSL from the coding sequence ATGGCCCGCGTGACCAGGCCAACCGGACAAGCCCCTGCCCCGCAGGGGCTTGTTTCTTCTGCGCCCGGCGAGCAGCCTTGGGTATCCGGCGAGGACGAGGCCGACGGCGGGGAGGTCGAGGCTTCGGCCTCCGAGCTGCGTGAGATCGCCGTCCCGGCGGCCCAGCATGGCCTGCGCGTGGACAAGGTGCTGGCCGAGTGCGTGCCCGAGTTCTCTCGCAGCTACCTCCAGCAGTTGCTGGCGCAGGGGGCGGTCGCGCTCAACGGGCGTGAACTGGGCAAGCCGTCCACCAAGGTCGCAGCCGGCGACCGTCTGGTGCTGGAGATGCGGCCCACGCAGCAGAGCATGGCCTTCCAGCCCGAGGACATGGCGCTGGACGTGGTGTACGAGGACGAGCACCTGCTGGTCGTCAACAAGCCCGCGGGCCTGGTCGTGCACCCGGCGCCCGGCAACTGGACCGGTACCCTGCTCAATGGCTTGCTGGGGCGTGATCCCAGGGCGCGGGAAGTTCCGCGCGCCGGCATCGTGCACCGCCTGGACAAGGACACCAGCGGCCTGATGGTCGTTGCACGCAGCCGTGCCACCATGGATGCGCTGGTGGCCATGATCGCCGCACGCGACGTCAGCCGCCAGTATCTGGCCATGGGCCACAAGGCCTGGGGCCCGCACAGGCACCGCAAGGTCGATGCCCCCATCGGCCGCGATCCGCGCAACCGGCTGCGCATGGCCGTGGTGGACCTGGCCCAGCATGCGGGCAAGACGGCCCGCACGGACTTCGACTGGCTCGATGGCAATGACGAGATCTGTCTCGTCCGCTGCACCCTGCATACCGGGCGCACGCATCAGATCCGGGTGCACATGGCTTCGCTGGGCCATCCCCTGGTGGCGGACGCCGTCTATGGCGGTCGCGAGGCCGGCGGGCTCAGGCGCCAGGCGCTGCATGCATTCCGGCTGGCCTTCAGGCATCCAGCAACGGGGCAGGAGCTGGTGCTGCATGCGCCCCTGCCTGCCGATATGGCGCAGGCACTGAAAAACTGGGGGCTGAGCTACAATCCTGCGCAAAGCCTCTGA
- the scpB gene encoding SMC-Scp complex subunit ScpB: MNTVDAKRVLETALICAPQPVTLRELRTLFDDVLGSDTLKDLLLDLQKEWAQKGVELVQVASGWRFQSRPEMRIYLDRLHPEKPPRYTRAALETLAIIAYRQPVTRGDIEDIRGVTVNSLIIKQLEDRGWVEVIGHRETVGRPSLFATTRQFLDDLGLQSLDQLPMLEEPESQQSLFKALEEAGGDPQQAQEAGEVVEQPPVQGWGPDEVPAVHGGQEGGQADGPGLLEQVPLDSEDAQESAEECGPQAPPAQSMDVVDMPDMPDAAGAADTATDTTDTDGAAMQADEGKP; the protein is encoded by the coding sequence ATGAATACGGTAGATGCCAAGCGGGTCCTGGAAACTGCATTGATCTGCGCGCCGCAGCCTGTCACGTTGCGGGAGTTGCGCACGCTGTTCGATGACGTGCTGGGCTCCGATACGCTGAAGGACCTGCTGCTGGACCTGCAAAAGGAGTGGGCGCAAAAAGGCGTGGAGCTGGTGCAGGTGGCGTCGGGCTGGCGTTTCCAGAGCCGGCCGGAGATGCGCATCTACCTGGACCGGCTGCACCCCGAGAAGCCGCCCCGCTATACCCGGGCTGCCCTGGAGACGCTGGCCATCATCGCCTATCGCCAGCCGGTGACGCGCGGCGACATCGAGGATATCCGCGGCGTGACGGTCAACAGCCTGATCATCAAGCAGCTGGAGGACCGGGGCTGGGTGGAGGTGATCGGTCACCGGGAAACCGTGGGCCGGCCATCGCTGTTCGCGACGACACGCCAGTTCCTGGACGACCTGGGATTGCAGTCGCTGGACCAGTTGCCCATGCTCGAGGAGCCGGAATCTCAGCAAAGCCTGTTCAAGGCGCTGGAGGAGGCTGGCGGCGACCCGCAGCAGGCCCAGGAGGCAGGTGAGGTCGTCGAGCAGCCACCCGTGCAAGGCTGGGGGCCGGACGAGGTCCCCGCGGTCCATGGCGGGCAGGAGGGCGGACAGGCAGACGGGCCGGGGCTGCTGGAGCAGGTTCCGCTGGATTCGGAAGACGCGCAGGAGTCGGCCGAGGAGTGCGGTCCGCAGGCACCGCCGGCACAGTCGATGGATGTGGTGGATATGCCGGACATGCCGGATGCGGCAGGCGCGGCGGACACGGCGACAGATACAACGGATACGGACGGCGCTGCAATGCAGGCCGATGAAGGAAAGCCATGA